The following are encoded in a window of Peromyscus maniculatus bairdii isolate BWxNUB_F1_BW_parent chromosome X, HU_Pman_BW_mat_3.1, whole genome shotgun sequence genomic DNA:
- the LOC143270776 gene encoding melanoma antigen preferentially expressed in tumors-like, protein MDAKNPKTLLDLAIQSLLRNESIAIQALEDMPRVFFVPLFIAAFEGGHKNTLLEMVKVWPYYCLHIGSLTVQEPQHELLKAMIENLPVCPTKNSASRRPKLRILDLRQDNDYRTTCHEDSIKRPFCSHSCAYSDSSILKIEGQHGFVNPGSMVQFPRPVELLLDLSLDGSLMEKEFLVLLTSKIRESSGSLHICCRDLQVDKLCDSKCTLNFLDLSCVGQLSIDMGSLSDITNVLSQMDHLESLSLSKVTFRSLGGKLFKNFLGHLQRMNTLKEVSFSSFCLTGHLDRVLRVLPPGLNFLYLTFCDLSHRDFRFLAQSPQVSLLKLLNLSNNPMYWDDFEPFQTLLVNLSGTLRHLEMNHCLINDIAISVLIPALIRCTQLRVLCFASNPITMPMLVTIMNNLTPLKNLKYVIYPIPVHCYELWPFQGSLDRRKLAIVQLHLKVMLALAERPDMNWITYLE, encoded by the exons ATGGATGCAAAGAACCCAAAGACACTGTTGGATCTCGCTATACAGAGTCTGCTGAGAAATGAGTCTATAGCAATCCAAGCTCTGGAGGATATGCCAAGAGTCTTTTTTGTTCCACTGTTCATTGCTGCCTTCGAGGGTGGCCATAAGAATACATTGCTTGAGATGGTGAAAGTGTGGCCCTATTACTGTCTCCATATTGGGTCATTAACTGTACAGGAGCCTCAACATGAACTCCTGAAAGCCATGATTGAGAATCTTCCAGTGTGTCCTACAAAGAACTCTGCTTCTAG GAGACCTAAACTGAGGATCCTAGATTTAAGGCAAGACAACGACTATAGGACCACATGCCATGAAGACAGCATCAAGAGACCTTTCTGTTCTCATTCTTGTGCTTATTCTGACAGCTCTATCCTGAAAATAGAAGGGCAGCATGGTTTTGTAAATCCAGGGTCCATGGTTCAGTTCCCCAGGCCTGTAGAGTTACTACTGGATCTTTCCCTAGATGGCTCCTTAATGGAAAAggaatttttggttttgcttacaAGTAAAATTAGGGAGAGTTCAGGGTCTTTGCACATATGCTGTCGAGATTTGCAAGTTGATAAACTGTGTGACAGCAAATGCACCCTGAATTTTCTTGATCTCAGCTGTGTTGGTCAGTTGTCAATCGATATGGGTTCACTGAGTGATATCACCAATGTCCTGTCTCAGATGGACCACCTAGAGAGCCTCAGTCTGTCTAAAGTCACTTTTAGATCCCTGGGTGGgaaactctttaaaaatttccTCGGTCACTTGCAACGTATGAACACCCTTAAGGAAGtcagcttctcttcattctgtcTCACAGGTCATCTGGACAGAGTGCTCAG AGTCCTGCCACCTGGTCTGAATTTCTTGTATCTGACATTCTGTGATCTTTCGCACAGAGACTTCAGATTTCTGGCCCAGAGCCCTCAGGTCTCCCTCCTAAAGCTGCTGAATCTTAGCAACAACCCAATGTATTGGGATGATTTTGAGCCTTTTCAGACTCTTCTGGTAAATCTCTCTGGTACTCTTCGGCATCTAGAGATGAATCATTGCCTTATAAATGATATTGCAATCTCTGTCCTTATTCCTGCCCTGATTCGTTGTACTCAACTCCGTGTCCTGTGCTTTGCTTCTAACCCCATCACAATGCCTATGCTTGTGACTATCATGAATAATTTAACACCCTTGAAGAATCTAAAATATGTGATTTATCCCATCCCTGTACATTGCTATGAACTGTGGCCTTTTCAGGGCAGTTTAGACCGAAGGAAGCTTGCTATTGTTCAACTACATTTGAAGGTGATGTTAGCACTTGCAGAGAGGCCTGACATGAACTGGATCACTTACTTAGAATAA